AGATCTCCTTTGTCAATGATCGTTACATCCCAACCGCTTTCCTGCAGAAAATAAGCGGAGCTTAAGCCAATGATCCCACCGCCGATAACAGTACATTTCATGCTTTTTATTTATTACTTACAAAACCTGGAAACCACCCGGATCAACGCCGATAGTATTTCATGCTTTGTTTATTACTTACAAAACCTGGAAACCATATGCATAAGGATCATCATCCGGATCAATACTAATGGTATTGTATCCATAGACCCTGGCCCATCCTTCAATACTTGGCCTGATAGCGGCTTTCCCGGCTACAGATGTTTCTTCTTCAATGCGGCCGGTGAAGCGGGAACCGATAATACTTTCATGAATGAATTCATCTCCTTTCTTCAGTTTCCCTTTTGCATACCACTGTGCCATGCGGGCAGAAGTTCCGGTACCACAGGGAGAACGGTCTATGGCCTTATCTCCGTAGAACACGGCATTACGGGCAGTGGATGCGGGGTCCAGTACAGCACCCGTCCATAACACATGCGAGCAGCCATTGATCGTTGGATCATCAGGATGAACGAAAGTATATTTATCATTGATCCTTTTACGGATCTCCCTGGCCCATGCAATCAGCTTATCCGCACTGTAATGTTCCAGCCCTGCAAAGTTCTTTTGTACATCCACAATGGCGTAGAAATTACCGCCATAGGAAACATCAAACACCAACTCTCCCAACTCCGGGCAATCTACGGTGAGTTCTGTGGCTTCCAGGAAAGAAGGCACATTGGTGAGCTTCACTGTTTTCACTTTATTGCCGATGGTGGTATAAGAAATGTTCACCAGTCCTGCCGGGGCTTCCATGCGAACGGTGCCATGTGTTTTAGGTAACAGTAATCCCTCTTCGATAGCGATGGTGATGGTACCGATAGTACCATGCCCGCACATGGGCAAACAGCCGCTGGTTTCAATGAACAACACGGCTACATCGTTCTGCGGATCATGGGGAGCATACAGGATACTGCCGCTCATCATGTCATGGCCGCGGGGTTCAAACATCAGTCCTTTTCGGATCCAGTCGAATTCTTCCAGGAAGTGCTGACGCTTTTCGCTCATGTTATTACCAGTGAGGGTGGGCCCTCCTCCTGCCACTACGCGGACCGGGTTACCACAGGTATGAGCATCAATACAGAAAAAAGTCTTTTTACGCGCAGGCTTCATCTTTCTAAAGTAATAAAATTATACATTCTTCCACTCATTGTTCACCGTACGCCAGATCCCGCGGGGGTTGGCATTCTGCAATTCCTCCGGCAGCAGGGCATCCGGGAAACCCTGGAAGCAAACAGGCCGCACCCATCGCTGGATGGCAGAGGTACCTACAGAAGTGAAACGGGCATCGGAGGTAGCCGGGAAAGGTCCGCCATGCACCATGCTGCTATTTACTTCCACACCGGTTGGCACTTCATTGATGATCACCCTTCCGGCCAGGGAAGTTTGCAGGGAAATAATATCCCGGTGTTCGGCAAGGTCTTTATCTGTACCCATGATGGTAGCTGTCAGTTGCCCTGAAATGCTTTGCAGCACTTTGATCAACTCTGCTTTATCCGCACATTCCACTAATAAAGAGAATGGTCCAAAAACCTCTTCCCGGAGATGCGGAACAGCTAAAAACTCAGAAGCTTTGACCGTGGCAATGGCAGTTGCCGGCTCTCCATCTCCTTTATAGACAACGTATGGCAACATCTCCGTTAGTCCCTGCTGATAATTCGTATGAATTCCTTCATGCAGCATAGGCATTGGTGTTACCTGGCTTACTTCTTCTCCTAACTGAGACAGGAACGCTTTCAGCGCAGGACTTTTGATACCCAGCAATAAACCCGGGTTGGTACAGAACTGCCCCATTCCCAGGGTAACAGAACCTGCCAGTTTTTTAGCCAGTGCTGCTCCATTTTGCGTTAAGGTATCCGGCAATAATACCACAGGATTGATACTGCTCATCTCCGCAAACACGGGAATCGGCTTTTCTCTTTCTGCAGCATATCGCATTAAAGCAGTGCCTCCGTTGAAAGAGCCGGTGAAACCAACACCTGTTGTATTGGGATGCATCACCAGTTCTTTACCGGTTGTATTACCCGGGCCCAGCACATGTTGCAAAGTATGTTCCGGCATACCGGACAAACGGATCGCTTCCTGAATGGCATTGTATACCAGTAAAGAGGTACCGGCATGTGCAGAGTGCCCTTTTACCACAACCGTGGAGCCGGAAGCCAATGCGCTCGCCGTATCCCCTCCCGCTGTTGAAAAAGCAAAAGGAAAATTACTGGCACCGAACACTACCACAGGACCAACAGGGATCAGCATCTTTCGGGTATCCGGTTTGGATGGCTGGTTATCAATAGCCGCGGCTACCCAGCTGCCTTCTGTGATATAGGCAGCAAACATTTTCAACTGACCTGTCGTACGCGTGATCTCATTATTGAGCCTGGGTAAAGGCAGATGCGTTTCTTCATGTGCCTTTGCTGTAAGTTGTTCCCGTTTGGCTTCTATCTGCTCCGCGATCTTCTCCAGGAACTGCGCACGTTGTACAGGCGTTGTTTTACTATACACCTCAAATGCAGCTTTCGCCTGCTGCATGATCTCTTTTATCTCACTCATGGTCTTGTTGCAATGGCATGATCAATTACTTTCAGGATACGTTCCCTTTCTTCTCCTATCAGTGCAAGGCGGGGTGCTCTTACATACTCGCTGCCTATACCTGCACGTGTTTCCGCCAGCTTGATGTATTGTACCAGTTTGGGATGAATATCCAGTTCCAGCAAAGGCATGAACCACCTGTACAATGGCAGCGCCTCCTGGATCTTTCCGGCTTTGATCAGTTTATATAAGTTAACGGTTTCAACAGGAAAAGCACATACAAGCCCAGCAACGAGCCCGTCTGCCCCTGTTACCAATTCTTCCAGCGTTAAGGTATCTACGCCGCAAAGGATCTTAAAACGGTCTCCAAACCGGTTTTGCATGCGGATCACATTCGTCACATCACGTGTGGATTCTTTCACGGCTTCAATGTTCTTTTCGGCAGACAGTTCTTCAAACATATCCAGCGTGATCTCCGTTTTATAATCCACCGGGTTATTGTATAACATAATAGGTAAACTGGTGGAGCGGGCAATCGTACGGAAATATTCCACTGTTTCGCGTGCATCAGACTTATAACGCATCGGAGGTAACAGCATCAGGCCGGAAGCACCCCATTCTTCTGCCAGGGCTGCCTGCCGGAGGGCTTCACGGGTAGCACCTTCTGCAATATTGATCACCACAGGTACCCTGCCGGCGATCTGTTTAACCGCATGTTTTACCAATGTGGCCTTCTCTTCCGTAGTGATCACGCTGGCCTCTCCTAATGAGCCTCCAAGGATAATTCCCTCCACACCAGCTTCCAGCTGCGCATCAAGGTTCCTGCTGAATAATGTAAGATCCAGTTCATCCGCTGCTGTGAACTTAGTAGTGAGTGCGGGAAATACTCCCTTCCATGTAATTGCCATCGCTTTCTTTTTTTTCCAAAAGTACCGCGATCACCCTTGGCCTTGCCTGCGGTTTTTAATCATTTATGCTCATATTTTGATCAATCCGAAGGATGTTTTTCTGAATAAGGGTAAAATTTGCTTAAATTGTGCATCATGAAAGTATTGCAGTTTACAATACCTGTGTCCCACGATAAGAACATTATCGTACAAAAAGAGCAATTGCCTTTCTTCTATCCTCACCTGCACCGGCACGATGAAATTCAACTCACCTGGGTGCTGAAAGGAACAGGTACGCTTATCGCTGAAAACAGCATGCAAACCTTCAGGGCCAACGAAATATTCTGGATTGCCGGTAATCAGCCGCATGTATTTAAAAGCGATGCCAGTGAAGATACTGTTGAATCCTTAACACTCTTCTTCAACCCAAATGGCAAGCTGGCTACCGTATTTGAATTAACGGAATTAAAGAAGATCAGCACTTTCATTCATAAATACCCGAACGGCTTCAAAGTACCGGAAGAATATGTTGCAGAGTTATCAGAAATGATGTTACGTTTAGACCAGACGCAGGGCGCAAAGCAATTCATGCAGTTCATCCTCCTGCTGAGTTTCCTGCAACCGCTGCAGGACCTGATACCATTGGTTTCCGGCTCCCGCCTTTCCAGTGTGAACGACCAGGAGGGCATCCGCATCGGCGCCATTTATGATTATATCATGAAACATTACGATACGGATATTATGCTGGAGGATATTGCCAAACATGCGAACATGACGCCACAGGCATTCTGCCGCTATTTCAAAAAACATACGCGGCTTACCTTCATCACCTTCCTCAATGAAGTGAGGATCCACGAAGCCTGCAAGAAACTATCCGGCGGTATCAATGATAATATATCTACGATTGCTTATCAGAGCGGGTTTAACAGTATCGCTACATTCAACAGGGTATTCAAAACCATTACCGGCAGAGCGCCAAGGGAGTATATCAGGGAGTTGGAGAAATAAGATGCCACCAGGGTTTACAGATGAGCTGGAGAAATAAGACGCCGCCAGGGTTTACAGATGAGCTGGAGAAATAAGACGCCGCCAGGGTTTACAGATGAGCTGGAGAAATAAGATGCCACCGGGGTTTACAGATGAGCTGAAAAAATAAAGAACGCGCTGCCTGCTTATCTCAAACAGCGCGTTCGTATAAAATTAATGTACGTTCAGTTGCTTGGACTCACCCTTCTTTTCAACACCTATCACACCTGTAGTACCGCCACCTTTCAGCGTCAGTTCAACCGGTGCATTGGTTTTCCAGGAACCTCTTGTGAAGTCAGGAATATCCACACTGTTACCACGGTTGGCGATTGACTTCTCTGTCAATGGAACAATACAGCTCCATGCAGCCGCGTCATATACATCCTGGTCCAGCGGCAGGCCGTTACGCAAACAGTCGATCAAACGCCAGTCCATCATAAAGTCCATACCACCATGGCCACCTACCTGTTTAGCCAGGTCACCGATCTTACGGATGATCTCAGGGGTATATTGGTCATAGAGTTTTTTCAGTTCTTCTTCCTTGATCCATTCATGACCGAATGCGATACGCTCAGGATCAGGCCATTTGGAAGCCACACCTTTGGTACCACTGATCAGGTGGATGCGGGAATACGGACGAGGGGAAGTAACATCATGCTGGATCATGATGGTTTTACCTTTGCTGGTTTTAATAGTAGTGGTGCTCATGTTACCGCGGTAAGGCAGGTTCACGAATTCTTTATAGAAGTCGTCAGTTGCTGCTCTTTCCTTCGCGATCGCATTCATCATGAAGTCGTTCGTAGCTACGGACACCAGGTAATCCATTTTATCGCCGCGGTTGATGTTGAGGCATTGCGCAACAGGGCCCAGGCCATGCGTAGGATACAGGTTGGCTTTGTGTTTGCCGTTCATGCGGAGCCTCCACATGTTCTGATAACCTTTTTTGGAGAAGTTCAGGTCGCGCAGATCATGGATATACGCACCTTCAGCATGCACCAGCTCACCAAACATACCCTGGCGGGCCATGTTGAGGGTCAGCAGCTCAAAGAAATCATAGCAGCAGTTTTCCAGCATCATACAATGCTTTTTGGTGCGCTCCGATGTTTCCACGAGTTTCCAGCAATCTTCCAGCGTTAAAGCAATGGGTACTTCGGAAGCGGCATGTGCGCCATGTTCCATTGCATACAACGCCATAGGCGTATGCAGTTCCCATGGAGTGGTGATGTACACCAGGTCCA
This DNA window, taken from Chitinophaga niabensis, encodes the following:
- a CDS encoding 4-hydroxyproline epimerase, with the translated sequence MKPARKKTFFCIDAHTCGNPVRVVAGGGPTLTGNNMSEKRQHFLEEFDWIRKGLMFEPRGHDMMSGSILYAPHDPQNDVAVLFIETSGCLPMCGHGTIGTITIAIEEGLLLPKTHGTVRMEAPAGLVNISYTTIGNKVKTVKLTNVPSFLEATELTVDCPELGELVFDVSYGGNFYAIVDVQKNFAGLEHYSADKLIAWAREIRKRINDKYTFVHPDDPTINGCSHVLWTGAVLDPASTARNAVFYGDKAIDRSPCGTGTSARMAQWYAKGKLKKGDEFIHESIIGSRFTGRIEEETSVAGKAAIRPSIEGWARVYGYNTISIDPDDDPYAYGFQVL
- a CDS encoding aldehyde dehydrogenase (NADP(+)), encoding MSEIKEIMQQAKAAFEVYSKTTPVQRAQFLEKIAEQIEAKREQLTAKAHEETHLPLPRLNNEITRTTGQLKMFAAYITEGSWVAAAIDNQPSKPDTRKMLIPVGPVVVFGASNFPFAFSTAGGDTASALASGSTVVVKGHSAHAGTSLLVYNAIQEAIRLSGMPEHTLQHVLGPGNTTGKELVMHPNTTGVGFTGSFNGGTALMRYAAEREKPIPVFAEMSSINPVVLLPDTLTQNGAALAKKLAGSVTLGMGQFCTNPGLLLGIKSPALKAFLSQLGEEVSQVTPMPMLHEGIHTNYQQGLTEMLPYVVYKGDGEPATAIATVKASEFLAVPHLREEVFGPFSLLVECADKAELIKVLQSISGQLTATIMGTDKDLAEHRDIISLQTSLAGRVIINEVPTGVEVNSSMVHGGPFPATSDARFTSVGTSAIQRWVRPVCFQGFPDALLPEELQNANPRGIWRTVNNEWKNV
- a CDS encoding dihydrodipicolinate synthase family protein, which encodes MAITWKGVFPALTTKFTAADELDLTLFSRNLDAQLEAGVEGIILGGSLGEASVITTEEKATLVKHAVKQIAGRVPVVINIAEGATREALRQAALAEEWGASGLMLLPPMRYKSDARETVEYFRTIARSTSLPIMLYNNPVDYKTEITLDMFEELSAEKNIEAVKESTRDVTNVIRMQNRFGDRFKILCGVDTLTLEELVTGADGLVAGLVCAFPVETVNLYKLIKAGKIQEALPLYRWFMPLLELDIHPKLVQYIKLAETRAGIGSEYVRAPRLALIGEERERILKVIDHAIATRP
- a CDS encoding AraC family transcriptional regulator → MKVLQFTIPVSHDKNIIVQKEQLPFFYPHLHRHDEIQLTWVLKGTGTLIAENSMQTFRANEIFWIAGNQPHVFKSDASEDTVESLTLFFNPNGKLATVFELTELKKISTFIHKYPNGFKVPEEYVAELSEMMLRLDQTQGAKQFMQFILLLSFLQPLQDLIPLVSGSRLSSVNDQEGIRIGAIYDYIMKHYDTDIMLEDIAKHANMTPQAFCRYFKKHTRLTFITFLNEVRIHEACKKLSGGINDNISTIAYQSGFNSIATFNRVFKTITGRAPREYIRELEK
- a CDS encoding Gfo/Idh/MocA family protein, which gives rise to MSSNRRNFLRHLAVGTGALAAGIPTFASSPTAPSDRELRQALDQSNKQQRFNMSGYAAPKIDKVRIGFIGQGMRGPGAVQRMSFIDGVEIVALCDLLPERATKSNKIVTKSGRPAAKEYSGQNGWKDMINNEKLDLVYITTPWELHTPMALYAMEHGAHAASEVPIALTLEDCWKLVETSERTKKHCMMLENCCYDFFELLTLNMARQGMFGELVHAEGAYIHDLRDLNFSKKGYQNMWRLRMNGKHKANLYPTHGLGPVAQCLNINRGDKMDYLVSVATNDFMMNAIAKERAATDDFYKEFVNLPYRGNMSTTTIKTSKGKTIMIQHDVTSPRPYSRIHLISGTKGVASKWPDPERIAFGHEWIKEEELKKLYDQYTPEIIRKIGDLAKQVGGHGGMDFMMDWRLIDCLRNGLPLDQDVYDAAAWSCIVPLTEKSIANRGNSVDIPDFTRGSWKTNAPVELTLKGGGTTGVIGVEKKGESKQLNVH